Below is a window of Solanum stenotomum isolate F172 chromosome 7, ASM1918654v1, whole genome shotgun sequence DNA.
TGATAACGAATATAGAACGGgagcaaaatatttttaacttatgCTTTCCATATCCtacatattaattaataattaagggTAATTAATAAACTAATCTAACTTTGATTTTTCATCAATAATTTTCCTATTATAAATTATTCTCTCTATTAGTGCATTCTCCTCTATATTCTAGCATATATAAAAAGATTAGTGAAGTTGCTACTTCTTATATTCACTAAAATTTCTGCAATGGAAAAAATCAGTGCAtcttttcgttgttccatttcTCTCATTGCTTATATTTTTGGTACGTATAAACCTATAATTGCTATTTACttttgtgatatatatatatatcggtCTTTCCGAAAAGAATGACCGACAAGATAAAATTCTTTAACCATGAATAGATAAGGTGAGCTGTCCAAGTGCTTGTCCTTGTCTCCTTTGATGAGATTCTCTTTCTGTCTCTTTCTTTATGACGTAAGTGCTTAtgtcttttgttttgtttcttttgaatGTTTACATCTTTGCTTTTATCGCTGTTTGCTTACTCTGATTCATCGTCATTTGGtgagtgtatatatatgtgtgtgtgttttcCTACAATTTCAAtcgaaattttatttttttagaattttccGATGATGGATTGGAGGCTGGATTTAACTTCTAATTATTTTGGATATCAGTGAAtctagaaatttgaattttgtataccttatatttatctttatcGATTCTGACATAAACTCAAATACATTTATTAACAATGTTTAAATTGCATAGAGTTTATAAGGATTGAGAAGTTGTTTAACTTGAGTAAGAATTATATATTAGTAGTATGATTTATCTAGACTTGATTTTACTTTGTTTTGGTTAAAATTTTCTTGGAGGTCGAATGAATATTTAAATTGGAAGATTGTGTTGTTggcaaaatatatttgatatctCAAAGgaatgaaaatcatttttcttcttgCAACTCCTACAattaattttggtaaaaaatgaGTATCGTCAAAACGTTTGAAGTAAATTCAATATGGTATACGTACTAAATTGTACAAATGACTTTTATGACATTTATTAgccataaattaattattattccTTTAtcttgagaatataattaaataataaaagtatgtTTTTTCTATCAGCTTAAAGTTTTAAATGAGATTGTTACACACTTCATATGATATCAGAGTAGTTAGATCAAATCTCACCGTCATCCATATCAAAGAATTTCTACGTGCTTGATCCACATAAAAAATCAAGCGCACATGTGGGGAGGGGGGAGTAGAGAATATGTTATCTCTAACAACTTAAACTTTAGATGAAATaatcacacacttcaacatttTTTTGTCTCATTAATTTCCAAGATAAATTCTTGTGTTgagttctatttttaaaaatctttgttAGTTTCTGGTTTCTAGTTTTACACTAGAAAGACTTGTTGATGTATACAACTACACGGGATTATCCTTAAGGACAATATCTTTGACATACCTCAAGCTATGAGAATTTCAATAATCAAGTATTTTCTGCAAGATTTCCAACATGTGCGAGAGACGGATTGAACATCGAAAATTCAACTAGAAGTTTCCACACATATTTTGTGTCAAAATTATTGagttataaataatatattgtttttataacaCTTCTAGTGTATATATCATTTTGCAGGTATTTTCATAATGACTCAAGTTCTGTCAACAAATGCTCAAACTGTATGCCCATATGAAGTTATTGATTTTGCTTGTTCAGAAGCAGAATTACCACATTGTCAATCACTTTGCCATATTGTATTTGGAGAAAATTTTGTTACTTCACAGTGTGTGGAGAAACAAAAAGGACAAGTTTTTTGTACTTGCTTCTACAAATATGACAAGCCAACATGTCCACCACCAAATGTAGATtagaaaatttacatatttttctatgaatattttcataattattAGACTATATGGATATGAGAAATTTGCatgttttacttttatttaaaaagatatatgGATCACGTTTGTGTTAGttgattaaaaataagttattgtAGAACGATTTTTACAGTTGAAACTGATGTTATTAATAAATGGTTATGTGTTTTAATAGAAGTGTTAAAATTGATAATAATGAGTTGATGTATATAATTcaatgaagctatatgtaataatataaatttaaagtgTGTATGTTCGGACCGTCTTCCATATCATTCGATAATATAGATTCACTAGTTACTTTAAGATTGCAGTACTTTTAAATCTTTAGgaaattctttttcttaataCCTTTGTTCTCCTTTCATCCGGACCTATAGTAACATGATGATCCTGCTAATTCTCTATATAACTATCTAATTTTTCTTATACTATATAAAAAGGCCGATTTATCTTTTCTTTGACACTCTCAAACTAATCATCGATTTTCTAGATCATGAAGCTAGCTAGGACTGAAACAACTATCAACCAAGCTTAAGGTAATCTTTTAAGTTTGTTTATCTCTATTCTTTGTCTAACCAGATTTGTTGACGTCTACGCGTTATTGTCTTGTTGAGTATGAGTATATTTGTAGGGATTAGTTATAAGTGAATctacatattatattatacaaaaattaGCTATTTATGTATTTGTTATATCATCCTCTAAGGTTTCTAAATTACAACTTACAtaccaaattaattttatatatcaataatttatttcctaatcaattatcaaaagggaaaatgcataagtaccctcaatttatgcccaaaatccctgagacacacctaacatttactaaggtcctattactcctcaaacttattttatttataattttctacccctttttggtcTACGTGACACTATCTTGTGGGTccagcgcgtgttgacaatttcttcaaggatagtgccacgtaggccgaaaaggagtagaaaattaattgaaaaataagttcGGAGTAACAAGACCTTAGTAAagattaggtgtgtctcagggatttcgggcataggctgaggctacttatgcattttctctTATCAAAACATATCATAAGCTAGGTAAAATTTAATACTCGCATAACCTCCAGTGTTCTTACTCTTGAGCCAGACACAAACAGGTAGAGAAATCATGAACATGAAATTTGGATTTTTAACAGCCAATGGACTGGAAGATATGTTTATACCTGTGTTGAAGAACTGCAAGAGCACAagttttttgaagaaaattcaTGCCCAAATTGTCAAATTTTCTCTTTCACAGAGTAGTTACTTGGTAACCAAAATGGTTGAGATTTGTGACAAAAATGGAGAAATAGAATATGCAAAATTGCTATTCAAACAAGTTGAAGATCCAAATAACTATTTATACAACTCAATAATCAGAGCTTATACACATAAACATAGATATATTTCATGTATCAACGTGTATAAGCAAATGATGATATGTACAATTTCTCCCGATGAATATACGTATCCATTTGTTATTAGATCATGTAGTGCAATTTTGCGTGTTGATGTAGGTGAACAATTTCATGTTCATGTATGGAAGTTTGGGTTGTATTGTAGTAATGTGATAGCGAATTCGTTATTGGATATGTATGTTAAATGTGATCGAATGAGGGATGCACATATGGTGTTTGATGAAATGTCTGATAGAGATGTGATTTCATGGAATAGTTTAATTTGTGGACATGTAAGGTTGCGTCAAGTGAGGAAGGCGAGAGCATTGTTTGATGTAATGCCGGTTAAGAGTATTGTTTCTTGGACTGCTATGATTTCGGGGTACACGAAAACGGGGTGTTATGGAGATGCTTTGGATGTTTTTAGGAGGATGCAAATGGTTGGTGTGAAACCGGATTGGATTAGTTTGGTTTCAGTTTTACCTGCTTGTGCGCAACTTGGAGCGCTTGAGTTAGGGAAGTGGATTCATTTCTATGCGGAGAAATATGGGTATTTGAGGAAGACTTCTGTTTGTAATGCGTTGATGGAAATGTACGCGAAATGTGGAAGTG
It encodes the following:
- the LOC125870962 gene encoding pentatricopeptide repeat-containing protein At2g20540; the protein is MNMKFGFLTANGLEDMFIPVLKNCKSTSFLKKIHAQIVKFSLSQSSYLVTKMVEICDKNGEIEYAKLLFKQVEDPNNYLYNSIIRAYTHKHRYISCINVYKQMMICTISPDEYTYPFVIRSCSAILRVDVGEQFHVHVWKFGLYCSNVIANSLLDMYVKCDRMRDAHMVFDEMSDRDVISWNSLICGHVRLRQVRKARALFDVMPVKSIVSWTAMISGYTKTGCYGDALDVFRRMQMVGVKPDWISLVSVLPACAQLGALELGKWIHFYAEKYGYLRKTSVCNALMEMYAKCGSVNEAWQLFNQMSERDVISWSTMIGGLANHGRAQEALKLFHEMQRSAVEPNEITFVGLLCACAHAGLCDDGLRYFDSMKNDYNIEPGIEHYGCLVDILGRTGRLERALAIIKTMPVKPDSAIWGSLLSSCRTHRNLEIAVIAMEHLLELEPEDTGNYILLANIYADLGKWDGVSRMRKFIRSKSMKKTPGCSLIEINSLVQEFLSGDNSKPFSKDIHEVLELLALHQSKENDLVDTTLEYLSP